Proteins encoded by one window of Hafnia alvei:
- a CDS encoding MFS transporter, translating into MTDRIDPVSDSVTQKPVNRTSFSILGAISVSHLLNDMIQSLILAIYPILRGEFSLNFAQVGLITLTYQLTASMLQPLIGMYTDKHPKPYSLPVGMGFTLAGLLLLSVAPSFEIVLIAAALVGTGSSIFHPESSRVARMASGGRHGLAQSVFQVGGNFGSSLGPLLAAAVIAPYGQGNIAWFSLAALLAIIVLLQVSKWYQQQTRQSKGKPKGHNNVKVLPRRTVVISLSILLVLIFSKYFYLTSISSYYTFYLIHKFGVSLQSAQIHLFAFLFAVAAGTIIGGPLGDKIGRKYVIWGSILGVAPFTLALPYASLYWTGVLTVIIGVILASAFSAILVYAQELIPGKVGMVSGLFFGFAFGMGGLGAAVLGYVADLTSIDLVYQICAFLPLLGILTALLPNIEHKDAN; encoded by the coding sequence ATGACTGACCGCATCGATCCGGTGTCCGACTCCGTGACACAAAAGCCCGTCAATCGCACCTCGTTTTCCATACTGGGCGCTATCAGCGTGTCCCATTTGCTAAACGATATGATCCAATCGCTGATTCTGGCGATCTACCCTATTCTGCGCGGTGAGTTTTCACTGAATTTTGCACAGGTAGGCCTTATCACTCTGACCTATCAACTGACGGCCTCTATGCTGCAACCGTTGATCGGTATGTACACTGATAAACATCCGAAACCCTACTCTCTGCCAGTCGGCATGGGATTCACCTTAGCAGGGCTTTTACTGCTTTCCGTTGCGCCTAGTTTTGAAATTGTGCTGATCGCCGCCGCATTGGTGGGTACGGGATCGTCTATTTTCCATCCTGAGTCCTCTCGTGTCGCGCGTATGGCTTCTGGCGGACGCCATGGCCTCGCGCAGTCGGTGTTTCAGGTGGGCGGTAACTTTGGCAGCTCGCTCGGCCCCTTGCTAGCAGCAGCGGTCATTGCACCTTATGGCCAGGGGAATATTGCGTGGTTTTCTTTGGCGGCACTACTGGCTATCATTGTTTTGCTTCAGGTCAGCAAGTGGTATCAGCAGCAAACTCGACAAAGCAAAGGCAAACCTAAAGGCCACAACAATGTGAAAGTGCTCCCACGCCGTACCGTGGTGATTTCCTTATCCATACTGCTGGTGCTGATTTTCTCAAAATACTTCTATCTCACCAGCATTAGCAGCTATTACACCTTTTATCTCATCCATAAGTTCGGCGTTTCACTGCAAAGCGCACAGATACATTTGTTTGCCTTCCTGTTTGCCGTTGCTGCCGGAACCATTATTGGCGGGCCTCTGGGCGATAAGATAGGGCGTAAATATGTTATTTGGGGCTCTATTCTGGGTGTCGCACCGTTTACGCTGGCTTTACCCTATGCATCTCTTTACTGGACTGGGGTTTTAACCGTGATCATCGGTGTGATTCTGGCCTCAGCGTTTTCAGCTATCTTGGTGTACGCGCAAGAGTTGATCCCTGGCAAAGTTGGGATGGTATCTGGCCTCTTCTTTGGTTTTGCCTTTGGTATGGGTGGCTTAGGTGCCGCAGTTTTAGGCTATGTTGCCGATTTAACCAGCATTGACTTGGTTTATCAGATCTGCGCATTCCTACCATTACTCGGCATCTTGACGGCATTATTGCCAAATATAGAACATAAAGACGCTAATTAG
- the ybaL gene encoding YbaL family putative K(+) efflux transporter yields MHHSTPLITTIVGGLVLAFLLGMLANRLRISPLVGYLVAGVLAGPFTPGFVADTSLAPELAEIGVILLMFGVGLHFSLKDLMAVKNIAIPGAIAQIAVATLLGMGLSSLLGWDLVTGLVFGLCLSTASTVVLLRALEERQLIDSQRGQIAIGWLIVEDLAMVLTLVLLPAFAGIMGEGQDMQLKDLLIELGITLGKVVAFITIMIVVGRRLVPWILAKTASTGSRELFTLSVLALAMGVAYGAVAIFDVSFALGAFFAGMVLNESELSHRAAHDTLPLRDAFAVLFFVSVGMLFDPMILVEQPLAVLGCLAIIVFGKSLAAFFLVKMFGHSKRTALTVSVSLAQIGEFAFILAGLGISLNMLSPEGRNLVLAGAILSIMINPLLFTLLERYLAKTETIEDQSLQEVTEEEEKQIPVDLCNHVLLVGYGRVGSLIGAKLHDAGVPLVVIENSRPRVEALREQGIHAVLGNAANPEIMELARIDCARWLLLTIPNGYEAGEIVAFARTKRDTLDIIARAHYDDEVAYISDRGANQVVMGEREIANSMLELLQVDKMTDADKMQECPI; encoded by the coding sequence ATGCATCACTCAACCCCGCTTATTACGACAATCGTTGGAGGCTTAGTTCTCGCCTTTCTTTTAGGTATGCTGGCAAATCGTCTGCGAATATCCCCATTGGTGGGCTATCTCGTTGCAGGCGTGCTTGCTGGTCCATTCACCCCCGGTTTTGTGGCAGACACCTCGCTTGCCCCTGAACTGGCCGAAATTGGCGTTATTCTGCTGATGTTCGGCGTTGGTTTGCATTTCTCTCTAAAAGATTTGATGGCGGTTAAAAACATCGCCATACCCGGCGCTATTGCACAAATTGCCGTAGCGACGCTGTTGGGTATGGGGCTTTCGTCGTTGTTGGGTTGGGATTTAGTCACCGGTTTAGTGTTTGGCCTATGTTTATCCACCGCGAGTACCGTGGTGTTGCTGCGCGCTCTGGAAGAGCGGCAGTTGATTGACAGCCAACGCGGCCAAATCGCCATTGGCTGGCTGATCGTTGAAGATCTGGCCATGGTGCTTACGCTGGTTTTGCTGCCTGCTTTTGCCGGAATTATGGGCGAAGGCCAAGATATGCAGCTCAAAGACTTGTTGATCGAGCTGGGGATCACGCTAGGTAAAGTCGTGGCCTTTATCACCATTATGATTGTGGTAGGTCGCCGTTTGGTGCCGTGGATTTTAGCGAAAACCGCCAGTACCGGTTCACGCGAACTATTCACGCTCTCCGTTTTAGCGCTGGCGATGGGCGTGGCATATGGCGCCGTGGCGATCTTCGACGTTTCCTTTGCGCTGGGCGCGTTCTTTGCCGGGATGGTTCTGAACGAATCTGAGCTTAGCCATCGAGCGGCTCACGATACGCTTCCGCTGCGCGATGCTTTTGCGGTTCTGTTCTTTGTTTCCGTGGGCATGCTGTTTGACCCAATGATTCTGGTTGAACAGCCGCTGGCGGTGTTAGGCTGCTTGGCGATTATCGTCTTTGGTAAATCCCTTGCCGCATTCTTCTTAGTAAAAATGTTTGGTCACTCCAAGCGTACCGCCCTGACCGTTTCAGTAAGCTTGGCGCAGATCGGTGAGTTCGCCTTTATTTTGGCGGGATTAGGCATCTCGTTAAATATGCTGTCGCCAGAAGGACGGAATTTGGTGCTGGCGGGTGCGATCCTCTCCATCATGATCAACCCGCTGCTCTTTACGCTGTTAGAGCGCTATCTCGCTAAAACCGAGACTATCGAAGACCAGAGCCTGCAAGAGGTCACAGAGGAAGAAGAGAAGCAGATCCCCGTTGACCTATGCAACCACGTGCTGTTGGTTGGGTACGGGCGCGTAGGCAGCCTGATTGGGGCTAAGTTACACGATGCCGGCGTTCCTTTGGTGGTTATCGAGAACTCACGCCCACGCGTTGAAGCGCTGCGTGAGCAAGGTATTCATGCCGTGCTAGGGAATGCGGCTAATCCTGAAATTATGGAGTTGGCGAGAATTGACTGCGCGCGCTGGCTGCTGCTCACCATTCCAAACGGTTATGAAGCCGGTGAGATTGTGGCCTTCGCCCGAACTAAACGCGATACGCTGGATATTATTGCCCGTGCGCACTACGACGATGAAGTGGCCTACATTTCAGACCGTGGCGCCAATCAGGTGGTGATGGGTGAACGCGAAATTGCGAACAGTATGCTGGAGTTGCTACAGGTCGATAAGATGACGGATGCGGATAAGATGCAGGAGTGTCCGATTTAA
- a CDS encoding inosine/guanosine kinase, with the protein MKFPGQRKSKHYFPVNARDPLLHATQKSEIDTSYVVGIDQTLVDIEAKVSDEFITRYRLSQGHSLVIEDDVAEALYQELKDNELITHEFAGGTIGNTMHNYSVLADDRSILLGVMCSNVKIGSYAYRYLCNTSSRTDLNYLQGVDGAIGRCFTLISENGERTFAISPGMMNQLRPESIPEEVIAGASALVLTAYLVRCKPGEPMRDATMKAIEYAKKHNVPVVLTLGTKFVIADDPQWWRDFLRDNVTVVAMNEEEAEALTGLSDPLAASDKALEWVDLVLCTAGPIGLYMAGYTEEEGKRKTQHPLLPGVIPEFNLYEFSRPMRKSACENPFKIYSHIAPYMGGPEKIMNTNGAGDGALAALLHDVAANGFHRTNVPNSSKHQRTYLTYSSLAQVCKYANRVSYQVLNQHSPRLTRGLPEREDSLEESYWER; encoded by the coding sequence ATGAAATTCCCTGGCCAACGCAAATCTAAACACTACTTTCCTGTAAACGCGCGCGATCCGTTGTTGCATGCAACGCAAAAAAGCGAGATTGATACCTCCTACGTGGTCGGCATCGACCAAACGCTGGTGGATATTGAGGCGAAAGTCAGCGACGAATTTATTACCCGTTACCGTCTGAGTCAGGGACATTCTCTGGTGATTGAAGACGATGTTGCGGAAGCGCTGTATCAAGAGTTGAAAGATAACGAACTGATCACCCATGAGTTTGCCGGTGGCACTATCGGCAACACCATGCACAACTACTCCGTTTTGGCTGACGATCGCTCCATTTTACTGGGCGTGATGTGCAGCAACGTGAAAATTGGCAGCTATGCCTATCGTTATCTATGTAATACCTCCAGCCGTACCGATCTCAACTATCTGCAAGGCGTTGATGGCGCGATTGGTCGTTGTTTCACCTTAATTAGTGAGAACGGCGAACGTACCTTTGCTATCAGCCCAGGAATGATGAATCAGCTGCGTCCTGAAAGCATTCCGGAAGAGGTTATCGCTGGCGCTTCTGCACTGGTGTTGACGGCCTATTTGGTGCGCTGCAAACCGGGCGAGCCGATGCGCGATGCCACGATGAAAGCCATTGAATACGCGAAAAAGCACAATGTACCAGTGGTGTTGACGCTGGGGACTAAGTTTGTGATTGCTGACGATCCGCAGTGGTGGCGTGATTTCCTGCGCGATAACGTCACAGTTGTGGCGATGAATGAAGAAGAAGCAGAAGCCTTAACTGGATTAAGCGATCCGCTTGCAGCATCAGATAAAGCGTTGGAGTGGGTCGATCTGGTTCTGTGTACCGCGGGGCCGATTGGCTTATATATGGCGGGTTATACTGAAGAAGAAGGTAAACGTAAGACTCAGCATCCATTGCTGCCGGGCGTTATTCCCGAATTTAACCTGTATGAATTCAGCCGTCCGATGCGCAAAAGCGCCTGTGAAAACCCGTTCAAAATCTACTCGCATATTGCGCCATACATGGGCGGCCCTGAGAAGATCATGAATACCAACGGGGCTGGCGACGGTGCACTTGCCGCCTTGCTGCATGACGTGGCTGCCAACGGCTTCCACCGTACCAACGTGCCAAACTCCAGCAAACATCAGCGAACTTACCTGACGTATTCTTCGCTGGCACAGGTCTGTAAATACGCGAACCGCGTGAGTTATCAGGTGCTTAACCAGCATTCACCACGTCTAACGCGCGGCCTGCCGGAACGAGAAGATAGTTTGGAAGAGTCGTACTGGGAGAGGTAA
- the hemH gene encoding ferrochelatase — translation MRQEKFGVLLVNLGTPEAPTSSAVKRYLAEFLSDKRVVDVSRLIWWPVLNGIILPIRSPRVAKLYQSVWMDEGSPLMVYSRRQQAALQARLPNIPVELGMSYGQPALKSAIDKLHDAGVDRIILLPLYPQYSCSTNAAVFDAVARHFAQMRRIPSLNFIRDYAEHPAYIAALAQTIKTSFAQHGAPDMLLFSFHGIPQRYADQGDDYPQRCRATTRAVADALGLSAERYMMTYQSRFGREQWLTPFTDKTIEQLPAKGVKHLQVICPGFSADCLETLEEIKVQNKEFFIEAGGTQFEYIPALNDDALHIELFYQLVMEQMTRPA, via the coding sequence ATGAGGCAAGAAAAGTTCGGCGTACTGTTAGTTAATCTGGGCACGCCAGAGGCTCCAACCTCGTCAGCGGTTAAACGATACCTCGCTGAGTTTCTCAGCGATAAACGCGTGGTTGATGTTTCTCGCCTGATCTGGTGGCCGGTTTTAAACGGCATCATTTTACCGATCCGCTCTCCTCGAGTGGCTAAACTGTATCAATCAGTCTGGATGGATGAAGGCTCGCCGCTGATGGTGTATAGCCGCCGCCAGCAGGCCGCTTTGCAGGCGCGTTTGCCAAATATTCCGGTTGAATTGGGTATGAGCTATGGTCAGCCTGCGCTGAAAAGCGCAATTGATAAACTGCATGACGCCGGTGTCGATCGCATTATTCTGCTGCCGCTTTATCCGCAATATTCCTGTTCGACAAATGCGGCGGTATTTGATGCGGTCGCCCGACATTTTGCTCAGATGCGCCGTATCCCCTCGTTGAACTTTATCCGTGATTACGCGGAACATCCTGCTTATATTGCGGCGCTGGCTCAGACGATTAAAACCAGCTTTGCCCAGCATGGCGCACCGGACATGCTGCTGTTTTCATTCCACGGAATTCCACAGCGTTATGCCGATCAGGGCGATGATTATCCGCAGCGTTGCCGTGCGACCACGCGCGCAGTGGCCGATGCCTTAGGGCTTAGCGCTGAGCGTTACATGATGACCTACCAGTCGCGATTTGGCCGTGAACAATGGTTAACTCCGTTTACGGACAAAACGATTGAGCAGCTTCCAGCTAAAGGCGTGAAGCATCTTCAGGTTATCTGCCCAGGATTTTCCGCCGATTGTCTGGAAACGCTTGAAGAGATCAAAGTGCAAAACAAAGAGTTCTTTATAGAAGCGGGGGGAACGCAGTTTGAATATATTCCTGCGCTCAACGATGACGCTTTGCATATCGAACTGTTTTATCAACTGGTGATGGAACAGATGACGCGCCCTGCGTGA
- the adk gene encoding adenylate kinase, producing MRIILLGAPGAGKGTQAQFIMEKYGIPQISTGDMLRAAVKAGTELGKKAKEIMDAGMLVTDELVIALVKERITQEDCRNGFLLDGFPRTIPQADAMKEAGINVDFVLEFDVPDELIVERIIGRRVHQGSGRVYHIKFNPPKVEGKDDVTGEELVTRKDDQEETVRKRLVEYHQQTAPLIGYYSAEAANGKTKYVKLDGTQSVAAVRAELETILG from the coding sequence ATGCGTATCATTCTGCTTGGCGCTCCTGGCGCGGGTAAAGGCACTCAGGCACAGTTCATCATGGAGAAATACGGCATTCCGCAAATCTCTACGGGTGACATGCTGCGTGCAGCAGTGAAAGCCGGTACCGAACTGGGCAAAAAAGCAAAAGAAATCATGGATGCCGGCATGCTGGTAACTGATGAACTGGTTATCGCTTTGGTTAAAGAACGCATCACTCAGGAAGATTGCCGCAACGGTTTCCTGCTAGATGGTTTCCCACGCACCATTCCTCAAGCTGATGCCATGAAAGAAGCAGGCATCAACGTTGATTTCGTACTGGAATTTGATGTTCCTGACGAACTGATCGTTGAACGTATTATTGGCCGTCGTGTTCATCAGGGTTCTGGCCGTGTTTACCACATTAAATTCAACCCACCTAAGGTTGAAGGTAAAGACGACGTGACCGGCGAAGAACTGGTTACCCGTAAGGACGATCAAGAAGAAACTGTACGTAAGCGCTTGGTTGAATATCATCAGCAGACTGCTCCGCTGATCGGTTACTACAGCGCAGAAGCTGCGAACGGCAAGACTAAGTACGTCAAATTAGACGGCACCCAGTCTGTTGCAGCGGTTCGTGCTGAGCTGGAAACTATCCTAGGCTAA
- a CDS encoding glycoside hydrolase family 105 protein: protein MLVYPVKHSPLLRQPERFIARDELKGLICKMTDNLINISDETGEFLLRLDDGRVIDTKGWAGWEWTHGIGLYGIYQYYQQTGDQAMRAIIDDWFTERFAEGTPTKNVNTVCPFLTLAYRYEETQDPRWLPYLERWAEWVMYEMPRTERGGMQHVTLAEENHQQLWDDTLMMSVLPLAKIGKLLNKPEYIEEAKYQFLVHTQHLMERETGLWFHGWTFEGHHNFAKARWARGNSWLTMVIPEFIDLLDLPEYDATRRFLIQVLESQVSALAKCQDDSGLWHTLLDDPDSYVESSATAGFAYGILKAVRKRYISADYAHTAEKAVKGVIKHINAEGELTNVSFGTAMGRDYDYYRQIPLTSMPYGQAMAILCLSEYMRVYL, encoded by the coding sequence ATGCTCGTATATCCGGTAAAACACAGCCCATTACTGCGTCAGCCTGAGCGCTTCATCGCTCGCGATGAGCTTAAGGGATTAATCTGTAAGATGACTGACAATCTGATTAATATCAGCGACGAAACCGGAGAGTTCCTGCTGCGCTTGGATGATGGAAGAGTGATTGATACCAAAGGCTGGGCGGGCTGGGAGTGGACGCACGGTATCGGTCTCTACGGCATTTATCAGTATTACCAGCAGACCGGCGATCAAGCGATGCGCGCCATCATTGATGACTGGTTTACCGAGCGCTTTGCTGAGGGGACACCCACCAAAAACGTGAATACGGTGTGTCCGTTTTTGACACTGGCTTATCGCTATGAAGAGACTCAAGATCCGCGCTGGCTGCCTTACTTAGAGCGCTGGGCCGAATGGGTGATGTATGAAATGCCGCGTACCGAACGTGGTGGAATGCAGCACGTCACGCTGGCAGAAGAGAATCATCAACAGCTCTGGGATGACACCCTGATGATGAGCGTGTTGCCGTTGGCAAAAATTGGCAAGCTGCTGAACAAGCCTGAATATATTGAAGAAGCAAAATATCAGTTTTTGGTGCATACCCAGCATCTGATGGAGCGTGAAACCGGTCTGTGGTTCCACGGTTGGACGTTTGAAGGCCACCACAACTTTGCCAAAGCGCGTTGGGCGAGAGGGAACAGCTGGTTGACGATGGTGATCCCTGAATTTATCGATCTGCTGGATCTCCCTGAATATGATGCCACGCGACGTTTCTTGATTCAGGTACTGGAAAGCCAGGTTTCAGCATTGGCGAAATGTCAGGATGACAGCGGTTTGTGGCACACCTTACTCGACGATCCTGATTCCTACGTTGAGTCGTCTGCCACCGCCGGATTTGCCTACGGCATTCTCAAAGCGGTGCGCAAACGCTACATCAGCGCAGACTATGCGCACACGGCAGAAAAAGCGGTGAAAGGCGTGATCAAGCATATTAATGCCGAGGGTGAATTGACCAATGTGTCGTTTGGCACGGCGATGGGGCGAGACTACGATTATTATCGCCAGATCCCACTGACCTCAATGCCGTATGGTCAGGCGATGGCTATTTTGTGTCTGTCAGAATATATGCGCGTTTATCTATAA
- the htpG gene encoding molecular chaperone HtpG, whose translation MKGQETRGFQSEVKQLLHLMIHSLYSNKEIFLRELISNASDAADKLRFRALSSPELYEGDGNLHVRISADKEKRTLTLSDNGIGMTRDEVIDNLGTIAKSGTKAFLESIGSDQAKDSQLIGQFGVGFYSAFIVADKVTVRTRSAGANADQAVFWESEGEGDYTIADIEKVERGTEITLHLREGEDEFLDDWRLRNIISKYSDHIALPVEILTTEGEDGEQKWEKINKAQALWTRTKSEVTDEEYKEFYKHIAHDFTDPVTWSHNRVEGKQEYTSLLYIPAQAPWDLFNRDHKHGLKLYVQRVFIMDDAEQFMPNYLRFVRGLIDSNDLPLNVSREILQDSRVTQSLRAALTKRVLQMLDKLAKDDAEKYQKFWQQFGLVLKEGPAEDGSNAEAIAKLLRFASTHNDSAVQNVSLTDYISRMVEGQEKIYYITADSYAAAKSSPHLELLRKKGIEVLLLSDRIDEWMMSYLTEFDGKPFQSVSKKDESLDKLADEETSEQKEAEKALEPFVERVKTLLGDRVKDVRLTHRLTETPAVVTTDADEMTTQMAKLFAAAGQDAPEIKYIFELNPDHALVKRAADEQDEARFGEWIELLLDQSLLAERGSLEDPNQFIKRVNDLLLA comes from the coding sequence ATGAAAGGCCAAGAAACCCGTGGCTTCCAGTCAGAAGTCAAACAGCTTCTGCATTTGATGATCCACTCACTCTATTCAAACAAAGAAATTTTCCTGCGTGAGCTGATTTCCAACGCATCCGACGCGGCCGATAAACTGCGTTTCCGCGCGTTATCAAGCCCTGAGCTGTATGAAGGCGACGGTAATCTGCACGTTCGCATTTCAGCAGATAAAGAAAAACGCACCCTGACTCTGAGCGATAACGGCATCGGGATGACCCGTGACGAAGTTATCGACAATCTGGGGACGATTGCGAAATCAGGCACCAAGGCATTCTTGGAATCTATCGGTTCCGATCAAGCCAAAGACAGCCAACTGATTGGCCAGTTTGGTGTTGGTTTCTATTCTGCTTTCATCGTGGCAGACAAAGTCACCGTTCGCACGCGTTCAGCCGGTGCTAACGCCGATCAGGCGGTATTCTGGGAATCAGAAGGCGAGGGTGATTACACCATCGCTGACATCGAAAAAGTCGAGCGCGGTACTGAGATCACGCTGCATCTGCGCGAAGGTGAAGATGAGTTCCTTGATGATTGGCGTCTGCGCAATATCATCAGCAAATACTCTGACCATATCGCCCTGCCGGTCGAGATCCTGACCACTGAAGGTGAAGACGGCGAGCAGAAGTGGGAAAAAATCAACAAGGCGCAGGCTTTGTGGACGCGTACCAAGTCTGAAGTTACCGACGAAGAGTACAAAGAGTTCTACAAGCACATTGCCCATGACTTTACCGATCCAGTCACTTGGAGCCATAACCGCGTTGAAGGTAAGCAGGAATACACCAGCCTGCTGTACATTCCTGCGCAGGCACCGTGGGATCTGTTCAATCGCGACCATAAGCACGGGCTGAAACTGTATGTGCAGCGCGTATTCATTATGGATGACGCCGAGCAGTTCATGCCGAACTATCTGCGCTTTGTGCGTGGTCTGATCGATTCAAACGATCTGCCATTAAACGTTTCGCGTGAAATTCTGCAAGATAGCCGCGTGACGCAAAGTCTGCGTGCTGCGCTGACTAAACGCGTGTTGCAGATGCTGGATAAACTGGCCAAAGACGATGCTGAGAAATACCAGAAATTCTGGCAGCAGTTTGGTCTGGTGCTGAAAGAAGGCCCAGCCGAAGACGGTAGCAACGCTGAAGCCATTGCTAAGCTGCTGCGCTTTGCATCGACTCACAACGACAGCGCGGTGCAGAACGTTTCTCTGACTGACTACATCAGTCGTATGGTGGAAGGCCAAGAGAAGATTTATTACATCACGGCCGACAGCTATGCGGCGGCGAAGAGCAGCCCACATCTGGAGCTGCTGCGTAAGAAAGGTATCGAAGTGCTGCTGCTTTCCGATCGCATCGACGAATGGATGATGAGCTATCTGACCGAGTTCGATGGTAAGCCATTCCAATCCGTCAGCAAAAAAGATGAGTCTCTGGATAAGCTGGCTGATGAAGAAACCAGCGAACAGAAAGAAGCTGAAAAGGCGCTGGAACCATTTGTTGAGCGCGTGAAAACCCTGCTGGGCGACCGTGTGAAAGACGTACGTCTGACGCATCGTTTGACCGAAACCCCAGCGGTAGTCACTACCGACGCGGATGAAATGACCACGCAGATGGCAAAACTGTTTGCTGCTGCCGGTCAGGATGCGCCTGAAATTAAATATATCTTTGAGCTCAATCCTGACCATGCGCTGGTGAAACGTGCCGCTGATGAGCAAGACGAAGCTCGCTTTGGTGAATGGATTGAACTGCTGCTGGATCAGTCACTGCTGGCTGAACGCGGTAGCTTGGAAGATCCAAACCAGTTCATTAAACGTGTTAACGATTTACTGCTGGCTTAA
- the recR gene encoding recombination mediator RecR yields the protein MQTSPLLESLMEALRCLPGVGPKSAQRMAFHMLQRDRSGGMRLAQALTRAMSEIGHCEDCRTFTEQDICTICSNSRRKENGQICVVESPADIHAIEQTGQFSGRYFVLMGHLSPLDGIGPQDIGLDRLEERLGQESLTEVILATNPTVEGEATANYIAEMCNAHGVLASRIAHGVPVGGELEMVDGTTLSHSLAGRNPVRF from the coding sequence ATGCAAACCAGCCCGCTTCTTGAATCATTAATGGAAGCACTGCGCTGCCTGCCGGGCGTTGGCCCGAAGTCGGCGCAGCGCATGGCATTCCACATGCTGCAGCGCGATCGCAGCGGTGGAATGCGTCTGGCGCAGGCGCTTACCCGAGCGATGTCGGAAATCGGCCATTGTGAAGACTGTCGTACATTTACCGAACAGGATATATGTACGATTTGTTCTAACTCGCGTCGTAAAGAAAATGGACAAATCTGCGTGGTCGAAAGCCCAGCAGATATCCATGCGATAGAGCAAACCGGGCAATTCTCAGGCCGTTACTTTGTTCTGATGGGGCATTTGTCCCCGCTGGACGGTATCGGCCCGCAGGATATCGGTTTAGATCGCTTGGAAGAGCGTTTGGGACAGGAGTCACTCACCGAGGTGATTTTGGCCACTAACCCAACGGTTGAAGGCGAAGCAACCGCGAACTACATTGCTGAAATGTGCAATGCTCACGGCGTATTGGCTTCCCGCATTGCCCACGGTGTTCCCGTTGGCGGTGAGCTTGAGATGGTGGACGGCACTACTTTGTCGCACTCTCTGGCCGGACGTAACCCCGTTCGTTTTTAA
- a CDS encoding YbaB/EbfC family nucleoid-associated protein yields MFGKGGLGNLMKQAQQMQDKMAKVQEEIAQLEVTGESGAGLVKVTINGAHNCRRIEIDPSLMEDDKEMLEDLIAAAFNDAARRIEETQKEKMASVSSGMQLPPGFKMPF; encoded by the coding sequence ATGTTTGGTAAAGGCGGATTGGGCAACCTGATGAAGCAAGCCCAGCAAATGCAAGACAAAATGGCGAAAGTGCAGGAAGAGATCGCTCAGCTGGAAGTGACCGGTGAATCTGGCGCGGGTCTGGTAAAAGTGACCATCAACGGTGCGCATAACTGCCGTCGTATCGAAATCGATCCAAGCCTGATGGAAGACGATAAAGAGATGCTGGAAGATCTGATCGCTGCCGCGTTCAACGATGCGGCACGCCGTATTGAAGAAACTCAGAAAGAAAAAATGGCTTCAGTTTCCAGCGGTATGCAGTTACCGCCGGGCTTCAAGATGCCATTCTGA